The sequence TCTCCATGCGGCGCGACGTTCGAGTTGCCATGCTCTTCACGGCGCCCACGAGGTCGGATACGGTGCGTTTTTCTCCCGGCGATCCAACGACCGCGTGCCAATGGTCCGGCATTATACACCAGCACCAGATACGAAATCCCCATTGTTTCGCCACATGCCTCAACTGTTCCTGAATGGTGTCCGCCAGACGCCCTTTCAGGAGCGGGCGACGGTCGGCCGTGCAAACGGTAACGAACACGGCACAGGGTTGCGAATAGTCAAAGCCCTTCAACCGTGGCGAGCGGTTGCGCCCCCACGTGCGATAGTGTTTCTCGCCATCGGCGGGATCGGCTGCGCTCACGCGGGATCCTCTGCTTTGTGCATCTGCGACGCTGCTTGCGTCA is a genomic window of Planctomycetota bacterium containing:
- a CDS encoding transposase yields the protein MSAADPADGEKHYRTWGRNRSPRLKGFDYSQPCAVFVTVCTADRRPLLKGRLADTIQEQLRHVAKQWGFRIWCWCIMPDHWHAVVGSPGEKRTVSDLVGAVKSMATRTSRRMEIESPLWQRGFHDRVLRGDENPGILAAYVVANPVRKGLIQEGESWPWAYLDPEAL